From a single Peromyscus maniculatus bairdii isolate BWxNUB_F1_BW_parent chromosome 4, HU_Pman_BW_mat_3.1, whole genome shotgun sequence genomic region:
- the Stx16 gene encoding syntaxin-16 isoform X6, producing MATRRLTDAFLLLRNNSIQTRQLLAEQVQYDVGRIKQKMKELASLHDKHLNRPTLDDSSEEEHAIEITTQEITQLFHRCQRAVQALPSRARRACSEQEERLLRNVVASLAQALQELSTSFRHAQSGYLKRMKNREERSQHFFDTSVPLMEDGDDAALYGQGFTDDQLVLVEQNTLMVEEREREIRQIVQSISDLSEIFRDLGAMIVEQGTVLDRIDYNVEQSCVKTEDGLKQLHKAEQYQKKNRKMLVILILVVIIVVLIVVLIGVKSR from the exons GTACAGTATGATGTTGGCCGCATTAAACAGAAGATGAAGGAGTTAGCCAGCCTTCATGACAAGCATTTGAACAGACCCACCTTGGATGACAGCAGCGAGGAAGAGCATGCCATCGAGATAACCACCCAAGAGATCACACAG CTCTTCCACAGGTGCCAGCGTGCCGTGCAGGCCTTGCCCAGTCGGGCACGAAGGGCCTGCTCTGAGCAGGAAGAGCGGCTACTGCGGAACGTGGTGGCCTCCCTGGCACAGGCCCTGCAGGAGCTGTCCACCAGCTTCCGGCACGCACAGTCCGGCTACCTGAAAC GCATGAAGAACCGAGAGGAAAGATCACAGCATTTCTTCGACACATCGGTGCCACTAATGGAGGATGGAGATGATGCTGCTTTGTATGGTCAG GGTTTCACGGATGACCAACTGGTACTGGTAGAGCAGAACACACtgatggtggaggagagagagcggGAGATCCGTCAGATTGTGCAGTCCATTTCTGACCTCAGTGAGATCTTCAGGGACTTGGGAGCCATGATTGTGGAGCAG GGTACAGTCCTTGACAGAATTGACTATAATGTTGAACAGTCCTGTGTCAAGACCGAAGATGGCTTGAAACAGCTTCACAAG GCAGAGCAGTACCAAAAGAAGAACCGGAAGATGCTCGTGATCTTGATACTGGTTGTCATCATCGTAGTCCTCATTGTGGTCCTCATCGGCGTAAAGTCTCGTTAG
- the Npepl1 gene encoding putative aminopeptidase NPEPL1 isoform X2: MASVGLQFQASAGDADPQSRPLLLLGQLQHLHRVPWSHVRGKLQPRVTEELWQAALATLNPNPTDSCPLYLNCATVAALPSRVSRHNSPSAAHFITRLVRTCLPPGSHRCVLMVCEQPEVFASACALARAFPLFTHRSGASRRTEKRTVVVEFFLVGQDNGPVEVSTLQCLTNAAEAVRLAARIVDTPCNEMNTDIFLEEITQVGKELGITPTIIRDEQLKTRGFGGIYGVGKAALHPPALAILSHTPDGATQTIAWVGKGIVYDTGGLSIKGKTTMPGMKRDCGGAAAILGAFRAAIKQGFKDNLHAVFCLAENAVGPNATRPDDIHLLYSGKTVEINNTDAEGRLVLADGVSYACKDLGADIIVDMATLTGAQGIATGKYHAAVLTNSAEWEVACVKAGRKCGDLVHPLVYCPELHFSEFTSAVADMKNSVAVGVGPACTGVQSCAPGESVSQKSSIPRHQEQCRGPRQQPQLLCWPLHCFTHRI, encoded by the exons ATGGCGAGCGTGGGGTTGCAGTTCCAGGCGAGCGCCGGGGACGCTGACCCCCAGAGCCGGCCCCTGCTGTTGCTGGGCCAGCTGCAACACCTGCACCGCGTGCCCTGGAGCCACGTCCGCGGGAAGCTGCAGCCCCGGGTCACCGAGGAG CTCTGGCAGGCAGCTCTGGCCACGCTCAACCCCAACCCCACGGACAGCTGTCCCCTCTACCTGAACTGTGCCACCGTGGCGGCTCTGCCTTCCAGGGTGAGCCGGCATAACAGCCCTTCCGCTGCCCACTTCATCACCAGGCTTGTGCGAACCTGCCTGCCACCTGGAAGCCACCGGTGTGTCCTG ATGGTCTGTGAACAGCCCGAGGTTTTTGCCTCTGCCTGTGCCCTGGCCCGGGCCTTCCCACTCTTCACACACCGCTCAGGGGCATCCCGGCGCACAGAGAAGAGGACGGTCGTGGTGGAATTCTTCCTGGTGGGACAGGACAATGGCCCAGTGGAAGTGTCCACCTTGCAA tgtTTAACCAATGCCGCAGAAGCTGTGCGGCTAGCTGCCCGCATTGTGGACACTCCATGCAATGAGATGAACACAGACATCTTCCTTGAG GAGATTACTCAAGTTGGAAAGGAGCTGGGGATCACCCCCACCATCATCCGGGATGAGCAGCTGAAGACCAGAGGATTTGGAG GAATCTATGGGGTTGGCAAAGCTGCCCTCCACCCGCCTGCTCTGGCCATCCTCAGCCATACCCCTGATGGGGCCACACAGACCATTGCCTGGGTGGGCAAGGGTATCGTCTATGACACCGGTGGCCTCAGCATCAAAGGGAAG ACCACTATGCCAGGGATGAAGCGAGATTGTGGGGGTGCCGCAGCCATCCTGGGAGCCTTCAGAGCCGCCATCAAGCAG GGTTTCAAAGATAACCTCCATGCTGTGTTCTGCTTGGCTGAGAATGCTGTGGGCCCCAatgccaccaggcctgatgacATTCACCTTCTGTACTCAGGAAA GACCGTGGAGATAAACAACACAGATGCCGAGGGCAGGCTGGTGCTAGCCGATGGCGTGTCCTATGCTTGCAAAGACCTGGGAGCTGACATCATCGTGGACATGGCCACATTGACTGGAGCACAG GGCATTGCCACAGGGAAGTACCATGCAGCCGTACTCACCAACAGTGCCGAGTGGGAGGTGGCCTGCGTGAAGGCTGGCCGCAAGTGCGGGGACCTGGTCCACCCTCTGGTCTACTGCCCCGAGCTGCACTTCAGCGAGTTCACCTCAGCCGTGGCTGACATGAAGAACTCAGTGGCGGTAGGTGTGGGGCCTGCCTGCACGGGTGTGCAGAGCTGTGCCCCTGGGGAGTCTGTGAGCCAGAAGAGCAGTATCCCCAGGCACCAGGAGCAGTGCAGAG GACCGAGACAACAGCCCCAGCTCCTGTGCTGGCCTCTTCATTGCTTCACACATCGGATTTGA
- the Stx16 gene encoding syntaxin-16 isoform X5 — translation MALVSGISLDPEAAIGVTKRSPPKWVDGVDEVQYDVGRIKQKMKELASLHDKHLNRPTLDDSSEEEHAIEITTQEITQLFHRCQRAVQALPSRARRACSEQEERLLRNVVASLAQALQELSTSFRHAQSGYLKRMKNREERSQHFFDTSVPLMEDGDDAALYGQGFTDDQLVLVEQNTLMVEEREREIRQIVQSISDLSEIFRDLGAMIVEQGTVLDRIDYNVEQSCVKTEDGLKQLHKAEQYQKKNRKMLVILILVVIIVVLIVVLIGVKSR, via the exons ATGGCACTGGTGTCAGGCATCAGCTTAGATCCAGAAGCAGCAATTGGTGTGACAAAGCGGTCACCTCCAaaatgggtggatggagtagATGAA GTACAGTATGATGTTGGCCGCATTAAACAGAAGATGAAGGAGTTAGCCAGCCTTCATGACAAGCATTTGAACAGACCCACCTTGGATGACAGCAGCGAGGAAGAGCATGCCATCGAGATAACCACCCAAGAGATCACACAG CTCTTCCACAGGTGCCAGCGTGCCGTGCAGGCCTTGCCCAGTCGGGCACGAAGGGCCTGCTCTGAGCAGGAAGAGCGGCTACTGCGGAACGTGGTGGCCTCCCTGGCACAGGCCCTGCAGGAGCTGTCCACCAGCTTCCGGCACGCACAGTCCGGCTACCTGAAAC GCATGAAGAACCGAGAGGAAAGATCACAGCATTTCTTCGACACATCGGTGCCACTAATGGAGGATGGAGATGATGCTGCTTTGTATGGTCAG GGTTTCACGGATGACCAACTGGTACTGGTAGAGCAGAACACACtgatggtggaggagagagagcggGAGATCCGTCAGATTGTGCAGTCCATTTCTGACCTCAGTGAGATCTTCAGGGACTTGGGAGCCATGATTGTGGAGCAG GGTACAGTCCTTGACAGAATTGACTATAATGTTGAACAGTCCTGTGTCAAGACCGAAGATGGCTTGAAACAGCTTCACAAG GCAGAGCAGTACCAAAAGAAGAACCGGAAGATGCTCGTGATCTTGATACTGGTTGTCATCATCGTAGTCCTCATTGTGGTCCTCATCGGCGTAAAGTCTCGTTAG
- the Stx16 gene encoding syntaxin-16 isoform X4, with product MATRRLTDAFLLLRNNSIQTRQLLAEQLADDRMALVSGISLDPEAAIGVTKRSPPKWVDGVDEVQYDVGRIKQKMKELASLHDKHLNRPTLDDSSEEEHAIEITTQEITQLFHRCQRAVQALPSRARRACSEQEERLLRNVVASLAQALQELSTSFRHAQSGYLKRMKNREERSQHFFDTSVPLMEDGDDAALYGQGFTDDQLVLVEQNTLMVEEREREIRQIVQSISDLSEIFRDLGAMIVEQGTVLDRIDYNVEQSCVKTEDGLKQLHKAEQYQKKNRKMLVILILVVIIVVLIVVLIGVKSR from the exons CTTGCTGATGACCGCATGGCACTGGTGTCAGGCATCAGCTTAGATCCAGAAGCAGCAATTGGTGTGACAAAGCGGTCACCTCCAaaatgggtggatggagtagATGAA GTACAGTATGATGTTGGCCGCATTAAACAGAAGATGAAGGAGTTAGCCAGCCTTCATGACAAGCATTTGAACAGACCCACCTTGGATGACAGCAGCGAGGAAGAGCATGCCATCGAGATAACCACCCAAGAGATCACACAG CTCTTCCACAGGTGCCAGCGTGCCGTGCAGGCCTTGCCCAGTCGGGCACGAAGGGCCTGCTCTGAGCAGGAAGAGCGGCTACTGCGGAACGTGGTGGCCTCCCTGGCACAGGCCCTGCAGGAGCTGTCCACCAGCTTCCGGCACGCACAGTCCGGCTACCTGAAAC GCATGAAGAACCGAGAGGAAAGATCACAGCATTTCTTCGACACATCGGTGCCACTAATGGAGGATGGAGATGATGCTGCTTTGTATGGTCAG GGTTTCACGGATGACCAACTGGTACTGGTAGAGCAGAACACACtgatggtggaggagagagagcggGAGATCCGTCAGATTGTGCAGTCCATTTCTGACCTCAGTGAGATCTTCAGGGACTTGGGAGCCATGATTGTGGAGCAG GGTACAGTCCTTGACAGAATTGACTATAATGTTGAACAGTCCTGTGTCAAGACCGAAGATGGCTTGAAACAGCTTCACAAG GCAGAGCAGTACCAAAAGAAGAACCGGAAGATGCTCGTGATCTTGATACTGGTTGTCATCATCGTAGTCCTCATTGTGGTCCTCATCGGCGTAAAGTCTCGTTAG
- the Stx16 gene encoding syntaxin-16 isoform X3, which produces MATRRLTDAFLLLRNNSIQTRQLLAEQELDELADDRMALVSGISLDPEAAIGVTKRSPPKWVDGVDEVQYDVGRIKQKMKELASLHDKHLNRPTLDDSSEEEHAIEITTQEITQLFHRCQRAVQALPSRARRACSEQEERLLRNVVASLAQALQELSTSFRHAQSGYLKRMKNREERSQHFFDTSVPLMEDGDDAALYGQGFTDDQLVLVEQNTLMVEEREREIRQIVQSISDLSEIFRDLGAMIVEQGTVLDRIDYNVEQSCVKTEDGLKQLHKAEQYQKKNRKMLVILILVVIIVVLIVVLIGVKSR; this is translated from the exons GAGCTGGACGAG CTTGCTGATGACCGCATGGCACTGGTGTCAGGCATCAGCTTAGATCCAGAAGCAGCAATTGGTGTGACAAAGCGGTCACCTCCAaaatgggtggatggagtagATGAA GTACAGTATGATGTTGGCCGCATTAAACAGAAGATGAAGGAGTTAGCCAGCCTTCATGACAAGCATTTGAACAGACCCACCTTGGATGACAGCAGCGAGGAAGAGCATGCCATCGAGATAACCACCCAAGAGATCACACAG CTCTTCCACAGGTGCCAGCGTGCCGTGCAGGCCTTGCCCAGTCGGGCACGAAGGGCCTGCTCTGAGCAGGAAGAGCGGCTACTGCGGAACGTGGTGGCCTCCCTGGCACAGGCCCTGCAGGAGCTGTCCACCAGCTTCCGGCACGCACAGTCCGGCTACCTGAAAC GCATGAAGAACCGAGAGGAAAGATCACAGCATTTCTTCGACACATCGGTGCCACTAATGGAGGATGGAGATGATGCTGCTTTGTATGGTCAG GGTTTCACGGATGACCAACTGGTACTGGTAGAGCAGAACACACtgatggtggaggagagagagcggGAGATCCGTCAGATTGTGCAGTCCATTTCTGACCTCAGTGAGATCTTCAGGGACTTGGGAGCCATGATTGTGGAGCAG GGTACAGTCCTTGACAGAATTGACTATAATGTTGAACAGTCCTGTGTCAAGACCGAAGATGGCTTGAAACAGCTTCACAAG GCAGAGCAGTACCAAAAGAAGAACCGGAAGATGCTCGTGATCTTGATACTGGTTGTCATCATCGTAGTCCTCATTGTGGTCCTCATCGGCGTAAAGTCTCGTTAG
- the Npepl1 gene encoding putative aminopeptidase NPEPL1 isoform X1, whose translation MASVGLQFQASAGDADPQSRPLLLLGQLQHLHRVPWSHVRGKLQPRVTEELWQAALATLNPNPTDSCPLYLNCATVAALPSRVSRHNSPSAAHFITRLVRTCLPPGSHRCVLMVCEQPEVFASACALARAFPLFTHRSGASRRTEKRTVVVEFFLVGQDNGPVEVSTLQCLTNAAEAVRLAARIVDTPCNEMNTDIFLEEITQVGKELGITPTIIRDEQLKTRGFGGIYGVGKAALHPPALAILSHTPDGATQTIAWVGKGIVYDTGGLSIKGKTTMPGMKRDCGGAAAILGAFRAAIKQGFKDNLHAVFCLAENAVGPNATRPDDIHLLYSGKTVEINNTDAEGRLVLADGVSYACKDLGADIIVDMATLTGAQGIATGKYHAAVLTNSAEWEVACVKAGRKCGDLVHPLVYCPELHFSEFTSAVADMKNSVADRDNSPSSCAGLFIASHIGFDWPGVWVHLDIAAPVHAGERATGFGVALLLALFGRASEDPLLNLVSPLDCEVDAQQGDDVGRDSKRRRLV comes from the exons ATGGCGAGCGTGGGGTTGCAGTTCCAGGCGAGCGCCGGGGACGCTGACCCCCAGAGCCGGCCCCTGCTGTTGCTGGGCCAGCTGCAACACCTGCACCGCGTGCCCTGGAGCCACGTCCGCGGGAAGCTGCAGCCCCGGGTCACCGAGGAG CTCTGGCAGGCAGCTCTGGCCACGCTCAACCCCAACCCCACGGACAGCTGTCCCCTCTACCTGAACTGTGCCACCGTGGCGGCTCTGCCTTCCAGGGTGAGCCGGCATAACAGCCCTTCCGCTGCCCACTTCATCACCAGGCTTGTGCGAACCTGCCTGCCACCTGGAAGCCACCGGTGTGTCCTG ATGGTCTGTGAACAGCCCGAGGTTTTTGCCTCTGCCTGTGCCCTGGCCCGGGCCTTCCCACTCTTCACACACCGCTCAGGGGCATCCCGGCGCACAGAGAAGAGGACGGTCGTGGTGGAATTCTTCCTGGTGGGACAGGACAATGGCCCAGTGGAAGTGTCCACCTTGCAA tgtTTAACCAATGCCGCAGAAGCTGTGCGGCTAGCTGCCCGCATTGTGGACACTCCATGCAATGAGATGAACACAGACATCTTCCTTGAG GAGATTACTCAAGTTGGAAAGGAGCTGGGGATCACCCCCACCATCATCCGGGATGAGCAGCTGAAGACCAGAGGATTTGGAG GAATCTATGGGGTTGGCAAAGCTGCCCTCCACCCGCCTGCTCTGGCCATCCTCAGCCATACCCCTGATGGGGCCACACAGACCATTGCCTGGGTGGGCAAGGGTATCGTCTATGACACCGGTGGCCTCAGCATCAAAGGGAAG ACCACTATGCCAGGGATGAAGCGAGATTGTGGGGGTGCCGCAGCCATCCTGGGAGCCTTCAGAGCCGCCATCAAGCAG GGTTTCAAAGATAACCTCCATGCTGTGTTCTGCTTGGCTGAGAATGCTGTGGGCCCCAatgccaccaggcctgatgacATTCACCTTCTGTACTCAGGAAA GACCGTGGAGATAAACAACACAGATGCCGAGGGCAGGCTGGTGCTAGCCGATGGCGTGTCCTATGCTTGCAAAGACCTGGGAGCTGACATCATCGTGGACATGGCCACATTGACTGGAGCACAG GGCATTGCCACAGGGAAGTACCATGCAGCCGTACTCACCAACAGTGCCGAGTGGGAGGTGGCCTGCGTGAAGGCTGGCCGCAAGTGCGGGGACCTGGTCCACCCTCTGGTCTACTGCCCCGAGCTGCACTTCAGCGAGTTCACCTCAGCCGTGGCTGACATGAAGAACTCAGTGGCG GACCGAGACAACAGCCCCAGCTCCTGTGCTGGCCTCTTCATTGCTTCACACATCGGATTTGACTGGCCTGGGGTCTGGGTCCATCTGGACATCGCAGCTCCAGTGCATGCT GGCGAGCGAGCCACGGGCTTTGGTGTGGCCCTGCTATTGGCACTTTTTGGCCGTGCCTCTGAGGACCCACTGCTGAACCTGGTTTCCCCACTGGACTGTGAGGTGGATGCCCAGCAGGGTGATGACGTGGGACGTGACTCCAAGAGACGCAGGCTCGTGTGA